The DNA region CCCAACCATTTGCCGTACGGCGGATAGCGCCGCCCGACCAGCAACGCCAGCCGTATCAGGTCACGGATCAACCGGGCGGCCACCACCGCCCCGCCGATCTCGTCGCCCACCTCACCGCAGCGACCGACGAACGGCTCCTCCCCGGCGACCCGCGACCAGCCGGCCGCCAGGACGTAACGCCACACGTCGTCCGGGTACCACGCCAACCGGTCCCGCCGCGCGCACAGCCCGCCCCGGGTCCGGTCGCCGCCCAGTGCCGACGGCCCGGCCGGCAGGCCGTCGTGGAACACGTCGCCGCCGGTGAACTCCGCCAGCCGCTGGGTCGGTACCGCGAGCCAGTCCAGCAACCCCACCCCGGACAATGGGTCGAAGCCCAGCGCCCGTCGGCACCAGTCGCCGACCCGGGTCACCGTCACCCCGTGCCGGGTCCCGTCGAGCGTCGGCACCCCGAGACTGCGGTACGCGTCCGGCCTGAACCGGGTCGGAAACCCCAGATAGGTCTCCGGCAGGGCGGCCCCGACCACGTCGCGCACCCGGTCGGCCAGATCGGGGCCGGCGTCGTCCAGGAAGACCTGCAGCCGCGGACCCCAGTCGTGGTCGCGGGAGCGGACCGTGTCGAACCCGAACAGTTCCGAACCGTTGTCGACGCGCGCCGCGGCGTAGCTCAACCCCGGAAACCGGGTGGCGAGCACCGGTGCCACCACATCGTGGTGGAACCGCCGGCTCAGCTCCAGACCAGGCAGGAACCCCATGTCCGCAGCCTGCCGTACCGGAGCCCGACGTGCCCGGCCAACGGACCTGCCCGGCCAACCGGTGGTCCGGCCCGCACCGCGGGTGCGGCGCTCGGGGTGGGTACGGACCGACAGGCGCGGGGTGCGGACGTTCGGCGGTGTCGGTGGCGTGTGCGACGCTGGACCGCGTGACCCGACCCGACTCTCTGCTGGCGGTCGACGCGCCCAGCCTGTACTTCCGGGCCTACTTCGGGGTGCCCGAGTCCGCCGCCCGCACCGACGCCGGTGAGCCGGTCAACGCGGTGCGCGGCTTTCTCGACATGCTCACCTCGCTGATCACCCGTCGCCGGCCGGGGCAGCTCATCTGCGCGCTCGACCACGACTGGCGGCCGGCGTGGCGGGTCGAGTTGCTGGCGACGTACAAGGCCCACCGGGTCGCGCCTGCCGGCGGCGAGATCGTCCCCGACACACTCGCCCCGCAGATACCGGTGCTCCTGGACGTGCTGGCGGCACTCGGCGTACCGGCCGTCGGCGTGGCCGGCTACGAGGCCGACGACGTCCTCGGCACGCTGGCCGCCCGCCACGGCGGCCCGGTCGAGGTGGTCTCAGGTGACCGGGACCTGTTCCAACTGGTCGACGACGACCACCCGGTCCGGTTGCTCTACGTCGGCCGCGGGGTGGCCAAGCTGGAGGACTGCGACGACGCGGCCGTCCGGGACCGGTTCGGCGTACCGGCCGGCGCGTACGCCGACTTCGCGGCGCTGCGTGGCGACCCCAGTGACGGGCTGCCGGGGGTGCCCGGTGTGGGCGCCAAGACCGCGGCCCGGCTGCTGGAACGCTACGGCGACCTCGCCGG from Solwaraspora sp. WMMD791 includes:
- a CDS encoding DUF4037 domain-containing protein, which encodes MGFLPGLELSRRFHHDVVAPVLATRFPGLSYAAARVDNGSELFGFDTVRSRDHDWGPRLQVFLDDAGPDLADRVRDVVGAALPETYLGFPTRFRPDAYRSLGVPTLDGTRHGVTVTRVGDWCRRALGFDPLSGVGLLDWLAVPTQRLAEFTGGDVFHDGLPAGPSALGGDRTRGGLCARRDRLAWYPDDVWRYVLAAGWSRVAGEEPFVGRCGEVGDEIGGAVVAARLIRDLIRLALLVGRRYPPYGKWLGTAFARLPDDDGLAEVLSVAATAGNWQVRSRQLCRAYELLAVRTNALGLADPVEPTVRPFHDRPFLVLDAGRFARVLRAAIGNERLRALPAVGGVDQFVDHAGLLTDVAWTRPLVATALGLDPSVPLPNER
- a CDS encoding 5'-3' exonuclease — translated: MSVACATLDRVTRPDSLLAVDAPSLYFRAYFGVPESAARTDAGEPVNAVRGFLDMLTSLITRRRPGQLICALDHDWRPAWRVELLATYKAHRVAPAGGEIVPDTLAPQIPVLLDVLAALGVPAVGVAGYEADDVLGTLAARHGGPVEVVSGDRDLFQLVDDDHPVRLLYVGRGVAKLEDCDDAAVRDRFGVPAGAYADFAALRGDPSDGLPGVPGVGAKTAARLLERYGDLAGVLAALDDPGAGFAPGLRRRLADAREYLAVAPTVVRVARDVDVPAPPARLPAAPADPQRLMALAERWNLAGSCRRLVDAMTLGPATAAAPSLRPSGLEPVESA